AACCGGACGCCCGCACGGGATTGACTCCGCGGCTGCCTTCTGGCGGGAAACGGGACGCGGCGGCGGCAGCCGCAGCAGCAGCCGCGTCATCGACCTTGGGAATCATCACGCCGGCGGCGCCCATGTCCAAAGCGTGTTCGATCAAGTGGTGATCGAGGTACGGCACCCGGACCAGGGGGCTGCATCCTGAGCCGGAAAGCGCTTGGAGCATGTGCAGGGCATCGGTCTTGGTCATGGGTGATGCCTCCATGTCCAGGACAACCCAGTCCAGCGGCACGATGCCGCACAATTCCGCAATCATGCTGTTGCCAGTGAGGAGAAAGATGCCCAGTCGGGGACCGGAGCGCTCGGGCTCCGGATCCGTCAAACGGCGAACTGGGTGTATCAGGGGATGAGCGGCGGGGGTTGTCAAACCATCGCTCCTTCGGTGGTGGAACGGAGGGGTGCGGGCGGAGGGGATGCGGAAGAGAGCGCGAGCAACTGGTTCCACAGGTTTGTCGGGATGGACAGGTCGACGGGTTCAGGGCGCGGGTTCGCCCGGCCGGGGAGTCGCGGAGGTGGTTCGCCCGGAACGGTGCCGAGGTCGCGCAAATGCTCTTCCAAGCGATGCACCGCT
This is a stretch of genomic DNA from Streptomyces sp. TG1A-8. It encodes these proteins:
- a CDS encoding HpcH/HpaI aldolase/citrate lyase family protein, whose translation is MEPVARALFRIPSARTPPFHHRRSDGLTTPAAHPLIHPVRRLTDPEPERSGPRLGIFLLTGNSMIAELCGIVPLDWVVLDMEASPMTKTDALHMLQALSGSGCSPLVRVPYLDHHLIEHALDMGAAGVMIPKVDDAAAAAAAAAASRFPPEGSRGVNPVRASGYFTDVDGYLRDANRRTVCIVQIESAEAVARVDEIAAVEGIDALFIGMGDLASALGQPGRMTGAAMDEARARTLKAARSHGKQAGIFAYDMDLAAQYAAEGFDLIAFGNEIKLLRESLLDKLGKLAT